The Achromobacter pestifer genome includes a region encoding these proteins:
- the phnD gene encoding phosphate/phosphite/phosphonate ABC transporter substrate-binding protein: MQALRLLQAATLAAFALGTSAAQAADACTNRGDLDQMYCDANKDLVADTPTDPAKLKTPSTLVFTYTPVEDPAVYEDIFKPFTKHLSECTGKRVVFYQVQSNAAEIEAMRSGRLHVGGFSTGPTAFAVNIAGAVPFAVKGYADGFQGYNLIVIVKKDSPYQKLADLKGKKLAHTAPSSNSGHMAPVALFPKEGLTPDKDYKVIFSGKHDQSVMGVNSGDYDAAAVASDVFKRMVERGQVKEADFRVIYKSEKFPTSSFAYAHDLEPKFRDQMLKCFYDYRFPAEMSKAFDGADRFYPVTYEKDWAIVRQVAESGGESFNRAAYDRESAKSKK; this comes from the coding sequence ATGCAAGCTCTGCGCCTGCTTCAAGCGGCCACGCTGGCCGCCTTCGCCCTGGGTACGTCCGCCGCGCAGGCCGCCGATGCCTGCACCAACCGCGGCGATCTGGACCAGATGTACTGCGACGCCAACAAGGACCTGGTGGCCGACACGCCCACCGATCCGGCCAAGCTGAAGACCCCGTCCACGCTGGTATTCACCTACACCCCGGTGGAAGACCCGGCGGTCTACGAAGACATCTTCAAGCCCTTCACCAAGCACCTGTCCGAATGCACGGGCAAGCGCGTGGTGTTCTATCAGGTGCAAAGCAATGCCGCGGAAATCGAAGCCATGCGCTCGGGCCGCCTGCATGTGGGTGGTTTCTCGACCGGCCCCACCGCCTTCGCCGTGAATATCGCCGGCGCCGTGCCGTTCGCCGTCAAGGGCTACGCCGACGGCTTCCAGGGCTACAACCTGATCGTCATCGTCAAGAAGGACAGCCCCTACCAGAAGCTGGCCGACCTGAAGGGCAAGAAGCTCGCGCACACCGCGCCCTCGTCGAACTCGGGCCACATGGCGCCGGTCGCGCTGTTCCCCAAGGAAGGCCTGACCCCCGACAAGGACTACAAAGTCATCTTCTCCGGCAAGCACGACCAATCCGTCATGGGCGTGAACTCCGGCGACTACGACGCCGCGGCCGTGGCCTCGGACGTGTTCAAGCGCATGGTCGAGCGCGGCCAGGTCAAGGAAGCCGACTTCCGCGTGATCTACAAGAGCGAGAAGTTCCCGACCTCGTCGTTCGCCTATGCGCATGACCTGGAGCCGAAGTTCCGCGACCAGATGCTCAAGTGCTTCTACGACTACCGCTTCCCGGCAGAAATGTCGAAGGCCTTCGACGGCGCCGACCGCTTCTATCCGGTGACCTACGAGAAGGACTGGGCCATCGTGCGCCAAGTCGCCGAATCCGGCGGCGAGAGCTTCAACCGCGCTGCCTACGACCGCGAATCCGCCAAGAGCAAGAAGTAA
- a CDS encoding IclR family transcriptional regulator: MATSHPVSSPAANDGRRSIQSIEVGVPLLAALVDAGKPLTLRDLAAGAGMTSAKAHPYLVSFIRVGLVQQDAITGQYELGPFALQMGLVSLQRLDPVRVAMPEIAKLQSEIGHTLGIAVLGSHGPTMIHMTEASYPVHVNMRKGTVMSMLHTATGLVFAAWLPPKVSEHYIAREEGDTAVIASVPPPRKASRANIEAQLADIRVHGMARALGNPLPGVDALSVPVFDNTGNIVLALTSLGPTGLFDVAWDGAIARPLLACAQEISRKLGYRS, translated from the coding sequence GTGGCGACATCCCATCCCGTTTCATCCCCGGCCGCCAACGATGGCCGCCGCAGCATCCAGTCGATCGAGGTGGGCGTGCCGCTGCTGGCCGCCCTGGTCGACGCCGGCAAGCCCCTGACCCTGCGCGACCTGGCGGCAGGCGCTGGCATGACCTCGGCCAAGGCGCACCCGTACCTGGTCAGCTTCATCCGCGTCGGCCTGGTGCAGCAGGACGCCATCACCGGCCAGTACGAGCTCGGCCCCTTCGCCCTGCAGATGGGCCTGGTCAGCCTGCAGCGCCTGGACCCCGTGCGCGTCGCCATGCCGGAAATCGCCAAGCTGCAATCGGAAATCGGCCACACGCTGGGCATCGCCGTGCTCGGCTCGCACGGCCCCACCATGATCCACATGACCGAAGCCAGCTACCCGGTACACGTGAACATGCGCAAGGGCACGGTGATGTCCATGCTGCATACGGCGACCGGCCTGGTGTTCGCCGCCTGGCTGCCGCCCAAGGTCAGCGAGCACTACATCGCGCGCGAGGAAGGCGACACGGCCGTCATCGCCAGCGTGCCGCCCCCGCGCAAGGCCTCCCGCGCCAACATTGAGGCGCAACTGGCGGACATCCGCGTGCACGGCATGGCACGCGCGCTGGGCAACCCGCTGCCGGGCGTGGACGCGCTGTCGGTGCCGGTCTTCGACAACACCGGCAATATCGTCCTGGCCCTGACCAGCCTGGGTCCCACGGGGCTGTTCGACGTGGCCTGGGACGGCGCCATCGCCCGGCCGCTGCTGGCCTGCGCGCAGGAAATCTCGCGCAAGCTCGGCTACCGAAGCTGA
- a CDS encoding HAD-IIB family hydrolase, with amino-acid sequence MQALAAMPLTVAAAVRVVLTDIDDTLTTEGRLPADAYAALERLELAGIQVVPITGRPAGWCDHIARMWPVRAVVGENGAFYYAYDRQARRMTTHYWTDAASRQASRRKLDAIRDRVLAEVPGAAVASDQDYRVADLAIDFCEDVPALPDTAITRIVQIFEEAGAQAKVSSIHVNGWFGDYDKLTMTRTMFQREFGADVANALDSTLFIGDSPNDEPMFAYFPISVGVANIQAQLHRLTHRPAFVAAFHGGAGFVEMADRLLAARSTQAQPA; translated from the coding sequence ATGCAAGCCCTTGCGGCCATGCCTTTGACCGTCGCGGCGGCCGTCCGCGTCGTGCTGACCGACATCGACGACACGCTGACCACCGAAGGCCGCCTGCCGGCGGACGCCTACGCGGCGCTGGAACGCCTGGAACTGGCTGGCATCCAGGTCGTGCCCATCACCGGCCGCCCGGCCGGCTGGTGCGACCATATCGCCCGCATGTGGCCGGTGCGCGCCGTGGTCGGCGAAAACGGCGCGTTCTACTACGCCTATGACCGCCAGGCCCGCCGCATGACCACCCACTACTGGACGGACGCCGCCTCGCGCCAGGCCAGCCGCAGAAAGCTGGACGCCATCCGCGACCGCGTCCTGGCCGAAGTGCCCGGCGCCGCCGTGGCCAGCGATCAGGACTACCGCGTGGCCGACCTGGCCATCGATTTCTGCGAGGACGTACCCGCCCTGCCCGATACGGCGATCACCCGGATCGTCCAGATCTTCGAGGAAGCCGGCGCCCAGGCCAAGGTCAGTTCCATCCACGTCAATGGCTGGTTCGGCGACTACGACAAGCTCACCATGACGCGCACCATGTTCCAGCGCGAATTCGGCGCGGACGTGGCGAACGCCCTGGACAGCACCCTATTCATTGGCGACTCCCCCAACGACGAGCCCATGTTCGCCTACTTCCCGATTTCGGTCGGCGTGGCCAACATCCAGGCTCAGTTGCACCGCCTGACGCACCGCCCCGCCTTCGTCGCCGCCTTCCACGGCGGCGCGGGTTTCGTGGAAATGGCCGACCGGCTGCTGGCCGCGCGGTCCACCCAAGCACAGCCGGCCTGA
- the ribBA gene encoding bifunctional 3,4-dihydroxy-2-butanone-4-phosphate synthase/GTP cyclohydrolase II: MSVQLSPLPGSEPESFGIASVAEIIAELRAGRIVILVDEEDRENEGDLVMAAEFVTPEAINFMVTHGRGLVCLTLTEERCRQLDLPLMAARNGTRYGTNFTQSIEAAEGVETGISAADRARTIQVAVARDAKPADLVQPGHIFPVRAVPGGVLVRAGHTEAGCDLTAMAGLTPAAVICEILKPDGTMARLPDLVQFAREHGLKIGTIADLIQYRSEHESIVKRVGKRTMQTAWGEFEAVAYEDAATGSAHLALVHGNVTPDAETLVRVHEPASVLDVLDTGASPHSWGVAQALQAIAAAPAGVLVLMNCQSSTEHLFGQIAGWNDPKAQANSANADRYGLRTYGIGAQILRDLHVGQMKLLARPRKMPSMAGFSLTITGYDCDPPNTPATH; this comes from the coding sequence ATGTCCGTCCAGTTGTCCCCTTTGCCCGGCTCCGAGCCGGAATCCTTCGGCATCGCCTCGGTCGCCGAAATCATCGCCGAGCTGCGCGCCGGCCGCATCGTCATCCTGGTTGACGAGGAAGACCGTGAAAACGAGGGCGACCTGGTCATGGCCGCCGAATTCGTCACGCCAGAAGCCATCAACTTCATGGTGACGCACGGCCGCGGCCTGGTGTGCCTGACCCTGACCGAAGAGCGTTGCCGCCAGCTGGACCTGCCCCTGATGGCGGCCCGCAACGGCACGCGCTACGGCACCAACTTCACTCAGTCGATCGAGGCCGCCGAAGGCGTCGAGACCGGCATTTCGGCCGCCGACCGCGCCCGCACCATCCAGGTGGCGGTGGCGCGCGACGCCAAGCCCGCGGACCTGGTCCAGCCCGGCCACATCTTCCCGGTGCGTGCGGTGCCCGGCGGCGTGCTGGTGCGCGCCGGCCACACCGAGGCGGGCTGCGACCTGACCGCCATGGCCGGCCTGACGCCCGCCGCCGTCATCTGCGAAATCCTCAAGCCCGACGGCACCATGGCCCGCCTGCCGGACCTGGTGCAGTTCGCCCGCGAGCACGGCCTGAAGATCGGCACCATCGCCGACCTGATCCAGTACCGCAGCGAACACGAATCCATCGTCAAGCGCGTGGGCAAGCGCACCATGCAGACGGCCTGGGGCGAATTCGAGGCCGTGGCCTATGAAGACGCCGCCACCGGCTCCGCCCATTTGGCGCTGGTGCATGGTAACGTGACTCCCGACGCCGAGACGCTGGTGCGGGTGCACGAACCGGCCTCCGTGCTGGACGTGCTGGACACCGGCGCCAGCCCGCACAGCTGGGGCGTGGCGCAGGCCCTGCAGGCCATCGCGGCCGCGCCCGCGGGGGTGCTGGTACTGATGAATTGCCAATCGTCCACGGAACACCTGTTTGGCCAGATCGCCGGCTGGAATGACCCGAAGGCCCAGGCCAACTCCGCCAACGCCGACCGTTACGGCCTGCGTACCTACGGGATTGGCGCCCAGATTCTGCGTGACCTGCACGTGGGCCAGATGAAGCTGCTGGCCCGGCCGCGCAAGATGCCCAGCATGGCGGGCTTCTCGCTCACCATTACGGGTTACGATTGCGACCCTCCGAATACTCCCGCAACACACTGA
- the ribH gene encoding 6,7-dimethyl-8-ribityllumazine synthase, translating into MNPYILTPDLNGEGLHIGIVRARFSEEIGQAELEACLKELAELGVDERDVMVVTVPGALELGVALSHMAETFEFDALIALGAVIRGETYHFEVVSNEMATAITRISLETGIPVANGVLTVDTDEQAQARAAGKGRDCAQVAVEMANLVAALEPEEEDEDDEDEDEDFDDEEDDDQR; encoded by the coding sequence ATGAACCCTTACATCCTTACCCCCGACCTGAACGGCGAAGGGCTGCACATCGGCATCGTACGCGCCCGCTTCAGCGAGGAAATCGGTCAGGCCGAACTCGAAGCGTGCCTGAAGGAACTGGCCGAACTGGGCGTGGACGAGCGCGACGTCATGGTCGTCACCGTTCCCGGCGCCCTGGAACTGGGCGTGGCCCTGTCCCATATGGCCGAAACGTTTGAATTCGACGCCCTGATCGCGCTGGGCGCGGTCATTCGCGGCGAGACCTATCACTTTGAAGTGGTCAGCAATGAAATGGCCACTGCAATCACCCGTATTTCCCTGGAAACCGGCATCCCCGTCGCCAATGGCGTGCTGACCGTCGACACCGACGAGCAGGCGCAGGCGCGCGCCGCCGGCAAGGGCCGCGATTGCGCCCAGGTGGCCGTTGAAATGGCCAACCTGGTGGCAGCCCTGGAACCCGAGGAAGAAGACGAAGACGACGAAGACGAGGACGAAGATTTTGACGACGAAGAAGACGACGACCAGCGCTGA
- the nusB gene encoding transcription antitermination factor NusB yields the protein MTTKKTTTSADSAAQARANARSARRRAREFALQGVYAWLLRGGEGTQDAGEIDAHLRDTEDFSEADAQWFKTLLHGVLREAPALRERFTPYVDRPLAELSPVEHGILLIGSFELIHHVEVPYKVAINEAVELAKSFGGTDGFKFVNGVLDKLAADVRANEVQAAARR from the coding sequence TTGACGACGAAGAAGACGACGACCAGCGCTGATAGCGCGGCGCAAGCCCGCGCCAACGCGCGCAGCGCGCGCCGCCGCGCCCGCGAATTTGCCCTGCAGGGCGTGTACGCGTGGCTGCTGCGCGGCGGCGAAGGCACGCAGGACGCCGGCGAGATCGACGCCCATCTGCGCGACACCGAGGATTTTTCCGAGGCCGACGCGCAGTGGTTCAAGACCTTGCTGCATGGCGTGCTGCGCGAAGCGCCTGCGCTGCGCGAGCGTTTCACGCCCTACGTCGACCGTCCGCTGGCCGAACTGTCGCCTGTCGAGCATGGCATCCTGCTGATCGGCAGCTTCGAACTGATCCATCATGTCGAAGTGCCGTACAAGGTTGCCATCAATGAAGCCGTCGAACTGGCCAAGTCATTCGGCGGCACCGACGGTTTCAAGTTCGTCAACGGCGTGCTCGACAAGCTGGCGGCCGACGTGCGCGCGAACGAAGTCCAGGCTGCGGCTAGAAGGTAG
- the thiL gene encoding thiamine-phosphate kinase gives MASEFDLIARYFTRAAPAGLLGVGDDCALFPVPPGEQVATSTDLLLEGRHFFPDVDPQALGHKALAVNLSDLAAMGARPIGCVLGLALPRLDEPWLAAFAAGFHALAAAHGCPLIGGDTTRSAHDLAISVTVFGAVPAGLALRRDGAQAGDDIWVSGELGAADVAYRLLDGQYPADAALLAATRGALEWPEPQVALGLALRGIAHAAIDISDGLLQDLGHILAASRVGATLHYAELPAAAALAALEDAPLRRAVLGGGDVYQLCFTAPASRREAVLAAAAEAGVRVTRVGQIQAQHGLSVLDGQGQPLGDLPAGFDHFPAA, from the coding sequence TTGGCGTCCGAATTTGATTTGATCGCGCGCTATTTCACCCGCGCGGCCCCTGCCGGCCTGCTGGGCGTGGGCGATGATTGCGCCCTGTTCCCGGTCCCGCCCGGCGAACAGGTGGCCACCAGCACGGACTTGCTGCTGGAAGGCCGCCACTTCTTTCCCGATGTGGATCCGCAAGCGCTGGGGCACAAGGCCCTGGCGGTGAATCTGTCCGACCTGGCCGCCATGGGCGCGCGCCCCATCGGCTGCGTGCTGGGCCTGGCCTTGCCGCGGCTGGACGAGCCCTGGCTGGCGGCTTTCGCCGCAGGCTTCCATGCGCTGGCCGCCGCTCACGGCTGCCCGTTGATCGGTGGCGACACCACGCGCAGCGCGCACGACCTTGCCATCAGTGTCACCGTGTTCGGCGCCGTGCCGGCCGGACTGGCCTTGCGCCGGGACGGCGCCCAGGCTGGCGACGACATCTGGGTATCGGGCGAGCTGGGGGCGGCCGACGTGGCCTACCGCCTGCTGGACGGGCAGTACCCTGCCGATGCGGCGCTGCTCGCGGCGACGCGCGGCGCGCTGGAGTGGCCAGAACCTCAGGTGGCGCTGGGCCTGGCGCTGCGCGGCATTGCCCATGCCGCCATCGATATCTCCGACGGCCTGCTGCAGGACCTGGGCCACATCCTGGCCGCCAGCCGCGTGGGCGCCACGCTGCACTACGCCGAGCTGCCCGCGGCAGCCGCCCTGGCTGCCCTGGAAGATGCGCCGCTGCGCCGCGCGGTGCTGGGTGGGGGCGACGTCTACCAGCTATGCTTCACCGCGCCCGCCTCGCGGCGCGAGGCCGTGCTTGCCGCGGCGGCTGAGGCCGGCGTCCGCGTGACCCGCGTGGGGCAGATCCAGGCGCAGCACGGCCTGTCCGTGCTGGACGGCCAGGGTCAGCCCCTGGGCGACTTGCCTGCCGGTTTCGATCACTTTCCCGCGGCCTGA
- a CDS encoding phosphatidylglycerophosphatase A family protein gives MRDRARTAYPPLSWVCRDPGRLIAFGFGSGLIRPASGTWGTLLAWAIWVAAAPAASDWAIGAFLALAFLYGCWACHRVGRELQQSDHVGMVWDEMVAFWLVLWLTPAGWLPQALAFVLFRTFDIVKPPPIKFFDAHIKGGFGVMWDDIVAAGYALLVMALVVRTGVLG, from the coding sequence ATGCGCGACCGCGCCCGGACCGCCTACCCGCCGCTGTCCTGGGTCTGCCGGGATCCGGGACGGCTCATCGCCTTCGGCTTCGGCAGCGGCCTGATCCGGCCGGCCTCGGGCACCTGGGGCACGCTGCTGGCCTGGGCGATCTGGGTCGCGGCCGCGCCCGCCGCGTCGGACTGGGCGATCGGCGCATTCCTGGCCCTGGCTTTTTTGTACGGATGCTGGGCCTGCCATCGCGTCGGCCGTGAACTCCAGCAGTCGGATCATGTCGGAATGGTCTGGGACGAGATGGTGGCGTTCTGGCTGGTGCTCTGGCTGACGCCCGCGGGCTGGTTGCCGCAGGCGCTGGCGTTCGTGCTGTTCCGCACGTTCGACATCGTCAAGCCGCCTCCCATCAAGTTCTTCGACGCCCACATCAAGGGCGGTTTCGGCGTGATGTGGGACGATATCGTGGCGGCTGGATACGCCCTGCTGGTCATGGCGCTGGTCGTGCGCACAGGAGTCTTGGGATGA
- a CDS encoding CinA family protein, translating to MSGQQEGTRPNLSAEQLAQATSLALAERLGETLRRKGWMLGTAESCTGGLLAGAMTAVAGSSDWFERGFVTYSNEAKVSELDVSPDALHHFGAVSEPVALEMANGVLLASPAAHVAVSTTGIAGPGGATPGKPVGMVCFGFALRAGEGISSRAVTHVFPGDRAQVRNAAVDYALRGVLELLGAPVNRR from the coding sequence ATGAGCGGACAACAAGAAGGCACCCGGCCCAATCTGTCGGCCGAACAGCTGGCGCAGGCCACCTCGCTGGCGCTGGCCGAACGGCTGGGCGAAACGCTGCGGCGCAAGGGCTGGATGCTGGGCACGGCCGAGTCGTGCACCGGCGGCCTCCTGGCCGGGGCCATGACAGCGGTGGCCGGTTCCAGCGATTGGTTCGAGCGCGGCTTCGTGACCTACAGCAACGAGGCCAAGGTTTCTGAACTGGACGTGTCGCCCGACGCCTTGCACCACTTCGGCGCCGTCAGCGAGCCGGTGGCGCTGGAGATGGCCAACGGCGTGCTGCTGGCGTCCCCCGCCGCGCATGTGGCGGTGTCCACGACCGGCATTGCCGGTCCCGGCGGCGCGACGCCCGGCAAGCCGGTGGGCATGGTGTGCTTCGGTTTCGCGCTGCGCGCGGGCGAAGGCATCAGCAGCCGCGCCGTCACGCACGTGTTCCCCGGCGATCGCGCGCAAGTGCGCAACGCGGCGGTGGATTACGCGCTGCGCGGGGTGCTGGAATTGTTGGGAGCGCCGGTCAACCGGCGCTGA
- the pyrF gene encoding orotidine-5'-phosphate decarboxylase: MNFLQKLEHAWTTSNSLLQVGLDPDPQRFPRELQDKPDAIFQFCRDIVDATAPYACSFKPQIAYFAAHRAEDQLEALCQHIREKHPDLPIVLDAKRGDIGSTAENYAREAYERYQAHALTVSPYMGLDSVEPYLAWRDRGVIVLCRTSNPGGSDLQFLKMDNGEPLYLHVAGLVADKWNANGQCGLVVGATFPNELAAVRERIGDAVPLLVPGIGAQGGDITATVNAGANAARSGMMINSSRAIIYASGGDDWREAAGTAAKGLRDAINAVR; the protein is encoded by the coding sequence ATGAATTTCCTGCAAAAACTCGAACACGCCTGGACCACCAGCAACTCGCTCCTGCAAGTCGGGCTGGATCCCGATCCGCAGCGCTTTCCCCGCGAACTGCAGGACAAGCCGGACGCCATCTTCCAGTTCTGCCGCGACATCGTGGACGCCACCGCGCCCTATGCCTGCAGCTTCAAGCCGCAGATCGCCTACTTCGCCGCCCACCGCGCCGAAGACCAGCTGGAAGCGCTGTGCCAGCACATCCGCGAAAAGCATCCTGACCTGCCCATCGTGCTGGACGCCAAGCGCGGCGACATCGGCTCCACCGCCGAGAACTATGCCCGCGAAGCCTACGAACGCTACCAGGCGCATGCGCTGACGGTCAGCCCCTACATGGGCCTGGACTCGGTCGAGCCCTACCTGGCGTGGCGCGACCGCGGCGTGATCGTGCTGTGCCGCACCTCCAATCCTGGCGGCTCGGACCTGCAGTTCCTGAAGATGGACAATGGCGAGCCGCTGTACCTGCACGTCGCGGGCCTGGTTGCCGACAAATGGAACGCCAATGGCCAGTGCGGCCTGGTGGTAGGCGCGACCTTCCCGAATGAGCTAGCCGCGGTGCGCGAACGCATCGGCGATGCGGTGCCCCTGCTGGTACCGGGCATCGGCGCCCAGGGCGGCGACATCACCGCCACGGTCAATGCCGGCGCCAACGCCGCCCGCAGCGGCATGATGATCAACTCGTCCCGCGCCATCATCTACGCCAGCGGCGGCGACGACTGGCGCGAAGCCGCCGGCACGGCGGCCAAGGGCCTGCGCGACGCAATCAACGCGGTGCGCTGA
- a CDS encoding NAD(P)/FAD-dependent oxidoreductase: MMPRSTPDSSERIVIVGGGAGGLELAAKLGRLHGRQHITLVDSRPFHIWKPSLHEAAAGTLDIHQEGLSYLMLAHMNGFSFAQGRLEQVDREQRRITVGAVSDAQGQEVLPRRELAYDTLVLALGSTSNFFNTPGAAEHAVTLDSTENAEQFRLTMLKAMALVDQAKVRNPSARLDLVIVGGGATGVELAVELVEASHVVSAYGLPNFRAERDLAITLVEGAPRILSALPEKISVAATKRLTEMGIRVETSCRVSEVTADSVRTADGREFPAQLCMWAAGIQGPALLADLDLPLNKVGQLEVNERLETADPHILALGDCCAAPWRDGRSVPARAQAAHQEADYLAKKLTARLRHAPEPTAPYVYEDHGSLVSLGQDAGVGSLMGKLAGRGLFVSGTLARLMYMSLHLMHHKAVLGISRTASLALARLLMRRTRPRVKLH, translated from the coding sequence ATGATGCCTAGATCGACGCCCGACTCCTCCGAGCGCATTGTCATCGTCGGCGGCGGCGCCGGCGGCCTGGAATTGGCCGCCAAGCTGGGCCGCCTGCATGGCCGGCAGCACATCACGCTGGTCGACAGCCGCCCCTTCCATATCTGGAAGCCCTCGCTGCACGAAGCGGCCGCGGGCACGCTGGACATCCACCAGGAAGGCCTGTCCTACCTGATGCTGGCCCACATGAACGGGTTTTCGTTCGCGCAGGGCCGCCTGGAACAGGTCGACCGCGAGCAGCGCCGGATCACGGTGGGCGCGGTGAGCGACGCGCAGGGCCAGGAAGTCCTGCCGCGCCGCGAACTGGCCTACGACACCCTGGTGCTGGCCCTGGGCAGCACCTCCAATTTCTTCAATACGCCGGGCGCGGCCGAGCACGCGGTCACGCTGGACTCCACCGAAAACGCAGAGCAATTCCGGCTGACCATGCTCAAGGCCATGGCCCTGGTGGACCAGGCCAAGGTGCGCAATCCCTCGGCCCGCCTGGATCTGGTGATCGTGGGCGGCGGCGCCACCGGCGTCGAATTGGCCGTGGAACTGGTCGAGGCCAGCCACGTGGTCAGCGCCTACGGCCTGCCCAACTTCCGCGCCGAACGCGACCTGGCCATCACCCTGGTCGAGGGCGCGCCGCGCATCCTGTCGGCCCTGCCCGAGAAGATCTCGGTGGCGGCCACCAAGCGGCTGACCGAGATGGGCATACGGGTGGAAACGTCCTGCCGGGTCTCGGAAGTCACCGCCGACAGCGTCAGGACGGCCGACGGACGTGAATTCCCCGCCCAGCTCTGCATGTGGGCGGCGGGCATCCAGGGCCCGGCCCTGCTGGCCGACCTGGACCTGCCGCTGAACAAGGTGGGCCAACTGGAAGTCAACGAACGGCTGGAAACCGCCGATCCGCACATCCTGGCGCTGGGCGACTGCTGCGCGGCGCCGTGGCGCGACGGCCGCAGCGTGCCGGCCCGCGCCCAGGCCGCACACCAGGAAGCCGACTATCTGGCCAAGAAGCTCACCGCGCGCCTGCGCCACGCGCCCGAGCCCACCGCGCCCTACGTTTACGAGGACCACGGCTCGCTGGTGTCGCTGGGCCAGGACGCCGGCGTCGGCAGCCTGATGGGCAAGCTCGCCGGACGGGGGCTGTTCGTAAGCGGTACACTGGCACGCCTGATGTACATGAGCCTGCACCTGATGCACCACAAAGCGGTGCTAGGCATCTCTCGTACCGCCTCCCTTGCCCTGGCCCGCCTGCTCATGCGGCGCACGCGCCCGCGGGTCAAACTGCACTGA
- a CDS encoding diacylglycerol kinase: MSHNPHHSPFKSTGGLRRILNALRYSLQGLQAAIKYEAAFRQELALAVLMIPAAFFLGRTTVEVFFLVGTVIMVLAAELLNSAIEALADALSVESHPLLGRAKDLGSAAVMLLLIFAGAVWIGVAISRFVMH; encoded by the coding sequence ATGTCACACAATCCGCATCATTCGCCCTTCAAGAGCACAGGCGGCCTGCGCCGCATCCTGAATGCGCTGCGCTACTCGCTGCAGGGCCTGCAGGCTGCCATCAAGTACGAGGCGGCATTCCGCCAGGAGCTGGCGCTGGCCGTGTTGATGATCCCGGCCGCGTTCTTCCTCGGCCGGACCACCGTCGAGGTGTTTTTCCTGGTGGGCACGGTGATCATGGTGCTGGCGGCGGAGCTGCTGAATTCCGCCATCGAGGCGCTGGCCGACGCGCTATCCGTCGAATCGCACCCGCTCCTGGGACGCGCGAAGGACCTGGGCAGCGCCGCCGTGATGCTGCTGCTGATCTTCGCCGGGGCAGTCTGGATCGGCGTGGCCATCAGCCGATTCGTCATGCATTGA
- a CDS encoding FadR/GntR family transcriptional regulator: protein MPIQTIEPRRLYRQIADQLRLLIESGEFPVGARLPPERDLALKLGVSRPSVREALIALEVEGWVEVRMGSGVYVQSLAGGPRASLTAESPLETIRARQVIEGELAAQAALRNTPALVDGLAEAVGTMEDEAQAGNVPIRGDRLFHLRVAEMANNAVLVRVVSELFDERHNPLSVKLGDYFENPSSWAAAIAEHRKVIDAIRAGDDRGARAAMHHHLACSHDRLTASWPGADASGQPLDSREQAEP from the coding sequence ATGCCCATCCAGACCATCGAACCCCGCCGCCTGTATCGCCAGATCGCCGACCAGCTTCGCCTGCTGATCGAGTCGGGCGAGTTCCCGGTCGGCGCGCGCCTGCCGCCCGAGCGCGATCTGGCGCTCAAGCTGGGCGTGTCGCGTCCGTCGGTGCGCGAAGCGCTGATCGCCCTGGAGGTCGAGGGCTGGGTGGAAGTCCGCATGGGCTCGGGCGTCTATGTGCAAAGCCTGGCCGGGGGGCCGCGCGCCAGCCTGACGGCGGAAAGCCCGCTGGAAACCATACGAGCCCGCCAGGTGATCGAAGGCGAGCTGGCCGCGCAGGCCGCGTTGCGCAACACCCCCGCGCTGGTGGACGGGCTGGCCGAAGCCGTCGGCACCATGGAAGACGAGGCGCAGGCCGGCAACGTGCCCATCCGCGGAGACCGCTTGTTCCACCTGCGCGTGGCCGAGATGGCGAACAACGCCGTGCTGGTGCGTGTGGTGAGCGAGCTGTTCGACGAGCGCCACAACCCGCTGTCCGTGAAGCTGGGCGACTACTTCGAGAATCCCTCCAGCTGGGCTGCCGCCATCGCTGAACACCGCAAGGTGATCGATGCCATCCGCGCCGGCGACGACCGCGGCGCGCGCGCCGCCATGCATCACCATCTGGCCTGCTCGCACGATCGCCTCACCGCAAGCTGGCCCGGCGCGGACGCGTCCGGCCAGCCCTTGGACAGCCGGGAGCAGGCCGAACCATGA